From candidate division WOR-3 bacterium, the proteins below share one genomic window:
- a CDS encoding aminopeptidase has translation MPDHKYENLEFYPAWNKMDDNEKKESFDKAEDYRQFLSSSKTEREAVNWIKERTNSDIYVLDEFMNKSIAVSRRGEEPPENGINIIAAHIDSPRLDLKPNPLYEECGLAYFKTHYYGGIKKYQWVCRPLALHCFVIDEKGTKRSIVIGEKKGDPVFTINDLLPHLSHKIQDDKKIAEAIAGEKLNLLVSSLPHESKDDTKEAVKKAVVYFLNENYGISPQDLLCAECEAVPAGEAQDVGFDRSMIGGYGQDDRISAYCAFKALETAVKPKKACMTLWFDKEETGSNGDTGADSVIIEDAVHNLLKKTRKDVPYSLIRETMRKSLCISADVACALDPDYPDVFEKNNTAKLGYGVCVVKYAGSRGKSGTNDAHAEIFSKIRNLFNSNRVVWQVGELGKVDEGGGGTVAKFISYWGIPTIDCGTPVLSMHSPFEVSHKADIFQTIKAFRSFYIS, from the coding sequence ATGCCCGATCACAAATATGAAAACCTGGAGTTCTATCCTGCATGGAACAAAATGGATGATAACGAAAAAAAAGAATCTTTCGATAAGGCTGAAGATTACAGACAATTTCTGAGTTCATCGAAAACCGAAAGGGAGGCGGTGAACTGGATAAAAGAGAGAACAAACAGCGATATTTACGTGCTTGACGAATTCATGAACAAATCGATAGCCGTCTCACGGCGCGGTGAGGAACCGCCGGAAAACGGCATAAACATTATTGCCGCCCACATAGATTCACCCAGGCTGGATCTCAAACCCAACCCGCTTTACGAAGAATGCGGCCTTGCCTACTTTAAAACTCATTACTACGGAGGAATAAAAAAATACCAATGGGTCTGCAGACCTCTCGCCCTTCACTGTTTTGTCATAGATGAAAAAGGCACAAAAAGAAGCATCGTGATAGGAGAGAAAAAAGGCGACCCCGTGTTTACTATCAACGATCTTTTGCCGCATCTTTCTCACAAAATCCAGGACGACAAAAAAATCGCTGAAGCTATTGCAGGGGAAAAACTGAACCTTCTCGTTTCTTCCCTTCCCCACGAAAGCAAAGATGACACAAAGGAAGCGGTAAAAAAAGCCGTCGTCTATTTTTTGAACGAAAATTACGGTATTTCCCCTCAGGATCTGCTTTGCGCGGAATGTGAAGCCGTCCCGGCCGGAGAAGCTCAAGACGTCGGTTTTGACAGATCTATGATCGGCGGATACGGCCAGGATGACAGGATATCGGCATACTGCGCGTTCAAAGCTCTCGAAACTGCAGTTAAACCAAAAAAAGCCTGTATGACTCTATGGTTCGACAAAGAGGAAACGGGGTCAAACGGAGACACGGGAGCTGATTCCGTAATTATTGAAGACGCGGTGCACAATCTGCTCAAAAAAACAAGAAAAGACGTCCCTTATTCGCTCATCAGAGAAACCATGCGAAAAAGCCTCTGCATTTCAGCAGACGTTGCATGCGCTCTCGACCCCGATTATCCGGACGTTTTCGAAAAAAACAACACAGCCAAACTCGGTTACGGCGTCTGTGTCGTAAAATACGCAGGGTCAAGGGGAAAATCCGGAACAAACGACGCCCACGCTGAAATTTTTTCAAAGATCAGAAACTTGTTCAACTCTAACAGAGTCGTTTGGCAGGTGGGCGAACTGGGTAAGGTCGATGAGGGCGGAGGAGGAACCGTGGCAAAATTCATATCGTACTGGGGAATACCGACAATAGACTGCGGAACCCCTGTCCTTTCGATGCACTCCCCGTTCGAAGTATCCCACAAAGCTGACATATTTCAGACAATCAAAGCTTTCAGATCTTTTTACATTTCATAG
- the map gene encoding type I methionyl aminopeptidase — translation MYKTDWKTMELKTKHEIEKMRSAGRILAGILTELGKNCEAGTTTGNIDKLAFSLCEKHGSKPTFYGYRNYPSAVCISVNDEVIHGLPGKRILEQGDIVGIDMGVTKDGWTVDSAITVAIPPVSAISEKLTRVTLDSLYAGIRAAKSGGKLFSISAAVQNLVEQNGFSAVREFVGHGVGRHLHEEPSIPNFIPDKKSGFRNVKILPGMTLALEPMVNERSPDVKIDEDNWTVRTLDGALSAHFEHTIAVTKDAVHVLTIRENETLEEIIKF, via the coding sequence ATGTACAAAACCGATTGGAAAACCATGGAATTAAAAACAAAACATGAAATAGAAAAAATGAGATCCGCCGGAAGGATTTTAGCCGGCATACTCACGGAACTTGGTAAAAACTGCGAAGCCGGAACTACCACCGGAAATATTGACAAACTCGCCTTTTCTCTTTGCGAAAAACACGGATCAAAACCGACTTTTTACGGTTACAGAAACTACCCGAGCGCCGTGTGCATCTCTGTAAATGACGAGGTAATACACGGTCTTCCCGGAAAGAGGATACTCGAACAGGGAGACATTGTCGGGATTGACATGGGAGTTACAAAAGACGGATGGACGGTAGATTCAGCAATCACCGTCGCTATACCTCCTGTTTCAGCTATTTCAGAAAAGTTAACGCGTGTGACGCTGGATTCGCTTTACGCGGGTATCAGAGCAGCAAAATCCGGCGGAAAACTTTTCAGCATAAGCGCTGCCGTTCAGAATCTGGTCGAACAAAACGGATTTTCAGCAGTCCGGGAATTCGTCGGCCACGGCGTAGGCAGACACCTTCACGAAGAACCGAGCATTCCCAACTTCATTCCCGACAAAAAATCCGGATTCAGAAACGTAAAAATCCTTCCGGGAATGACCCTGGCGCTGGAACCTATGGTCAATGAGAGATCGCCTGATGTAAAAATCGATGAAGACAACTGGACTGTCCGGACTCTGGACGGCGCTCTGTCCGCTCATTTTGAACATACGATTGCCGTGACGAAAGATGCCGTACATGTTTTAACTATTCGTGAAAACGAAACATTAGAAGAAATCATAAAGTTTTAA